The window GATTGGCCGCCATCGATTGGCACAACAACCCCATTAATGAAGTCTGCTTGGTTTGAAAGCAGGAAGGCAACTAAGTAACCCACCTCTTCTGGTTTTCCGAAGCGGCGCATTGGGTTTGGTTTTACGAATTCTTTCCCTACCTCTTCCCAATTATCACCACCCATTTGACGTAAAGAGCCCTCTACCATTGGCGTCATTATGGCACCTGGTGCAATTGCTTTAATAGAAACACCAAATTGTCCATATTCTATTGCTGAATTACGAGTTAATCCAACAACACCATGTTTGGATGCCGCATAGCCGGATTGATTTCCAACACCGCGAATACCACCAACAGATGCTGTATTTACAATTGATCCTGACCCTTGTTCTTTCATTACTTTTAATACGTATTTCATGCCGTAGAAGACACCATTTAGGTTGATGGAAACCACTTTTTGGAACTCATCGATACCAAAGTCTTCTGTTAAATTTTGTTTTCCTTCGATACCTGCGTTGTTAAAGAAGCCGTCAATTTTACCGAACTTTTCAACCGTTGCATCAACAAAACCTTTTACAGCATTTTCATCTGCTACGTTTGCTGTAATTAATAATACTTCAGCCTGTGGCGAAATGGCCAACACTTTTTCTTCTGTTTCTTTTAAACCCACTTCATTCAAGTCTACTAAAACTAGTTTAGCACCCTCTTGTGCTAATTGAAGTGTCGCTGCTTGTCCAAGACCAGATCCTGCACCAGTTACAATTACTACTTTTTCTTCAAAACGATTCATTTTCTAATTCCTCCGTTATTTAAACATTGTATAAAGATCCATCTACTGTGTATGATGAAGAGCTTACATAAGAAGCTTCATCTGATAGTAAAAATGCAATGACATTAGCTACTTCCTGTGGCTCACCATAACGCTTCATTGGAACTGCATCTTGATAGGCGGATTGTGCTGCTTCAGCCGCACCTGGTGCAACTTTCGCTTCAATCTGGCGCATCATTTGAGTATTAATAACACCAGGGTTTACTGTATTCACACGCACATTATATGGAGCTGCTTCTAAAGCGGCTACTTTATTTATGCCCATTAGTGCATGTTTCGATGAATTATACAGCATCATATTTGGCGAACCGATTAATCCTGCCACGGAAGCAGTGTTAACAATCGAACCTGCTTTTTGCTGCTTCATAATTGGCATTACATATTTTAAGCCGTAGAAAGCACCCTTTACGTTAATGTTATAGACAAAATCGAAATCTTCTTCTGTAATTTCTTCTAAAATTTTCGCTGGACCTTCAACCCCTGCATTATTTGCAAATCCGTCAATACGACCAAATTTTTCTACAGTTTGCTCAACATAATTTTTTACTTCTGTTTCTTTTGAAACATCTGCCTTTAACGCAAGGACGCGATTTTCACCTAAGTTAAGTTCCTCTGCAACCGCTTTCACAGCAGCTTCATTTAAATCCACCAGGGTTAATTTTGCTCCTTCACCTGCAAGCTTACGAGCTATCTCTTTACCGATTCCTCCTGCAGCACCTGTAATAATGACAACTTTGTTTTCAAATCTCATGTTTTGTACCTCCCCTAAAAAATTTAGCTACATTTATAGTTTAGTCGGTTTCACTTTCTGTAAGCCATCCTTAATATTTGCTATAATGTTGGAGAAACCAACACTTTTAATCAATCTGTCTAATAGTAGGAGATAATTTGATGAAATCCAATTCCAATCAAGCTTTGCGTACAAAGCATTTCTTGAAGAAGGCATTTATTGAAATGGTCCATAAAAAGGGATTTAGTGCTGTTACAGTGAAGGACATTGTAGATTATGCACAATATAATCGAACAACCTTCTATGTGTACTATCAAAACATTTATGATCTTGTTGAAGAGTTAATGGATGAAATGTTTGAAGCCATCCAGTATACCAGCATGTCTAAATATAAAAGTAATAGTCGGGTGAATGTACAGGAGTTGACACCAAACTCCTTTGAATTGTTGTATTACATTTACGATCACCGTGATTACTTCACATTACTTCTTGTAGAAGATACATTGCCACGCATTCACCAGCAAATACCTGAAGCGATTTTTAACTTACTAAAAGGGAACTTTGATATTCAATACGGCGTGTCCTTGGTTGATGATTACTCCCAAAAGCGCTATATGGCATATGGGACGGCAGGGTTGATTTTGGACTGGATAGCACAAGATTTTGATGCGACACCCGGTGAAATGACAGAGCGTCTCATACGAATTTTAAACACTTTTGCAAAAGGGTTTGTAATAAAAGAAATTGACGCTTAACAAACAAATTTTAGTTAACTATATTTTATCTGTTGCCAACTCATTATCTGTTAGGTTCTTTTTTGATTTTTTTTTCGGATTGCATTTTTACGAAACAAAAGCGCATATCCCTTGCTTTGGAAATGCGCCATTGTGGAATCCGTCAATACGGATAGAATCAATTATTATTAGCCCCCGTTTGTGTATCTATTATCTCCCATAGTATAGTTGGAACTGTCCCCAGGCTTAGCGTTTGGATTGGTTAAAATATGAGGGTTATTATTCCTTTTCTTACTCCTTAAATCGATTATTAAAGCAAATATTAATATACCTAGAATAAAAATTACAAAGAACCAAGATACATTCAAATAAAAACACCCCTTTAAATAACATTGTATTCAATTGAGAAAAGCTCTACCCAACAAGAAGATGAAAACCTTGGAATTTTTTTAGTCCTAGTCTATCTTTTTTAATAATGTGAATAAATCATTTTGGCTTCCATCAATAGGTTAAGAAGAAGTTATTTTTCCACCCATTTTAAACAAAAACGGAATTAGTGCCAATAAACTAATTCCTACAACAAATGTAGATATGACTAGCTCTTTCCATACAATCAAATTCTTCGAAAACATTTGATAGATCACTAATGAATTTATTGGAATGTTAAGTAATAATCCAGTAAGTAGTCCAGGTGCATACTTTTTCATCAATATGGTCGCCATTAGATGTGGAAAAATTGCATTAATAATCATTGAACCTAGAAAGCCTATAAAAAACCATTTTGCAAGTTCTGATTCTGGCATAAATAAATAACTAAATGCAGCTAAGTAAGCCAAAATTGTGATAAAAATGACAGCAAAATGAAATTCACTCGAAGTTACTGGCTTTTGAAACTTTGAAGAGTGTTGGGACCACTCAGGCAACCATACTGCTTCCTCAATATTATGAAGTGTGATAGCAAAACAAAAAAATACTATGAAATAATACTCCATCTACCTTTTCCCCACCCATAAAGGTTCCTTTCTCAAACTTTCTTATATCTATTCAGGTGCCCTCATTCAATTCAACATAAGTATCCATTAATATATTGAATGTGGGTTTTCAACAATCTGGCCATTTTGTTGAAGATTGTTTTTTCGTTTTTGTGAAAGTCGTTATTCAACTGAAGCTCTTGATAGTTTAAGAGATATCGTTTAAAAAATGCAGATTTACTTCGTAAAAATAGTCACGTTTTTATTTAGATAGCATACCTGAAGCATTTCGATTAAGTTATTAATACGTTTAAACATTTCTATTTGACTTTGTTTTTTCCCGACCTTCTAAATACAAAGACAAAATAGCAGAAATACATAGTGCCGCTAATAATGTCCATACATTGAAAAATAAATCATTTGAATACGGATTAAGATAGCCAATTTCATATTCAAAATAAGGTTGTGCCGTTATATTAAAATCTATTATTCGATATGACGAGTAACTAACTAAAATGATAAATAATAATGTGTAACCTATAATAGAATGCTTTCTACTTACTTTGAGTTTATGATGGATGGCTTCGAATACGAATATCATGGAAAATAAAAAATATGCGAGAATTGGCATTGGGAAAACGATAAAAAATAACCCTGGATTCCCATTGCTCCACATGAGATTATCACCATCTGGATTGAAATTGTTTGTATATCGTTGTACAGTCCATATTGCCCAAATTGTAAGTAAACCTGACAATAAGACACTAACATTGAAAATCAATCGCATAGTTTTGCCTCCATCCAGATTATCTGTACACGTTTAAATTTATTAAACTCTTCTAATATATTTTGGAGAGATAATATTGTAAGTCCCCCTTAATAACCTAACCTTCCCAAAGGGTCGTTTAGCAACATTCATAAAAGGTTGTCATCCCAGAAAATGACCCGATTGCTAAAGGAGGGACAATTCCTTTTCTAGAATCACGTCCTATATCTACTTAATATTTCCTCAGGAATATGACAATAATCGTTTGGACACCTGGCTAGCCTATCTTGATGTTCTTCTGCACTTCTCACATAGTTTGTAAGAGGTAATACCTCAACAACTATACGGTCAAAATCATGTCTCTCACTAAGAAATGCCTTCGCTTCTTCTAAGTGTTCTTGCTTTTCACTATATACTCCTGTTCTGTATTTCTCACCAACATCCGGTCCTTGTTTATTCAAACTATATGGATCAATTATTTCAAAAAAGTATCCCATTAATTCCCTGATAGTTACCATCGTTGGGTCATATCCTGTTTTTACACATTCGGCGTAACCATCATAATCACCCTCAAGTGTGTGACTAGTTCCATTAGCTCTTCCCGCTTCTGTAAACTTAACGCCAGGTAAGGTTTTTACAAATGCTTGTACGCCCCATAAACATCCACCTGCAAAATATACTATTTCCATATTGTTCTCTCCCCTATGCAGCAAATTAGCCCAACAATCTACCCCTGTAGAAAATTCGCTTTTTATCTCCTTAGTATATTACTTTTCACCTCACCTAAATTTTAACATATAAATCAAATTCATTTATTTGGTGTTATTCCAGAAAATGACTCTATTCATGAAGAAAGACCCTCCCCCTCTTTAATGAAACGGATCGATTTTGGAATAAGCTACTGTAGAATATTGCACATTGTTCAGTTATTACTTTGGCATATTTTTTCTATTTACTTCAAATTAGACTTAAATTATACTTTAGTAAATTTCTAAGGAGGCTAGTAATGAGAACTTCTGTACCTTGCCCTAACTGTCAAAAAGCAATTACTCTTGAAGACTTTGAGGATTTTTCATCTCCATTTACTATGAAGTGCCCACATTGTAGAGCTAAATTGAAAGAAACAAAAGTTACGCCTTTTCTTATACTTGGTTTAATAGTTATACTTCCTCTATTTATTTATTTAACAGAAACATTAAAGTCGTTGCTAGCAGACTTTATCCCTGTTGTCGAAAATATTCCTTCTGTGATTGTCTTTTTAGGACTTTTATATCCACTTTATGCTATATATGAGAGATTAAATGGTCTAATTATGTTTAATAAAGGGAATTTAAAATTAAAGAACCGACAATGAAATGAGCGTGAGCAATCACGCTTTTTTTCATCATATTGTTCACTTAATCAATAGCAAAATTAAAGAAGATAACTATCTAGAAGAATTGGAATCGGTTTGATTTTAGTTGCCATGGTGATTTTACCTGTTATTTAATAATCTTGCCTGATTGCTAAAGAAGGCACAATTCCTTTTTAAGAATTGCGCCAGATTGTTGAAGTTCGTTATTTAACAAGAACCCTGTTAATAAAAGGAGGTTCTGCAGTCCCTATCTTTATTTTACCATCAACCTGTTTTCTAGCACTTCTCTATATAAATCTCCGATACTCGTATCATTCATTTTATAGTATTCATTGTGATCTTTGAAAAACACATAGTCATTACCGTCTTCATCATAATAAATACAATAATCAAATTCATTGCCTTGCGTATCTCGAACTCTTTGTTCGACCAAAAGTGTTATAAATGAAGGAAATTCTTTTACAGGTTTTGAAGCTACAATCGTACTTTTGATAAGTTCGGATAATCTTTTTCTTTCATCATCAGTTAAGTCAATTTCAATTGTTCTTTCAAAATCATTCGTATGGGTAAGAGAATAAAATACATAATAAGCATCTTCAGGAGCATCGGCAACTTGGGCGAATGTTTGGTCTTTCTTCTATGTTATAAAAAAGATTAATACCACTGCTATAACTAAAATAGCAATACATAAAAAGATCGTATTCTTCTTCACCTTGTTGTTCCTCTCTGTCTCTAAAAATTCCGAAAGATTAAGTGAATTCTTTTAACAAAATAAATTATAACATAAATTCCAATTTATGTTATAAATGGCATGTAACAATCAGTTTCTATTACTGAAAAAGGCGCGATTCTAATAAGAATTGCACCCCATCGTTGAATTCGAATTCATTTTTTACCTACTTCATTTATAAAAGGATAATTAGTAATACGAAAGCTAAGATACCTAATACCCCAATCATTGCAGAATCTTTTAAGGTATCTTTCACTCGAATATGTGTAATAACGCCACCAATACCTACAGCTACTAATATAGCAGCCCCAATTGTTGCCATACTTTCATTCCAATATCCGATAATTAAAAGTCCGGCCGCCACTACTTCAGTTAATCCAGTGACAACGCGAAACCACTGTGGGTAGCCCCATTTAGAGAATGCCTCCTTATGCATGTTTGAACCGAATACCTTCATTGTACCAGCCATCAAAAGCATTGCTCCTAAAAGACCTTGCAAAATCCAAGTAATAATTGTCAATGAAACTCCTCCTTTTATATATTAAAAACAATTGGCATTTTGCCAATCCATTTATTTTGTCGAATTGCATCATACATACATTTAGCTGCGTTTTTTCGAGATACGCCCATTTTTGCTTTTGAATCTCCAAATGAAATGGTATAACCATTGCCATCTGTTTTAACATTAGGGTTGATTATTCGTACTACTGTCCAGTCCACTTTACTGGCGTTCACTGATTCCTCAATCCCCTTCATTTCTAGATAACCTGCAGGGAACAATAGCTTTGGCATAAGTGAAGGGATAACTGTAGCGATTTGTTTTTTATCAGCATTTGACTTCGTAGCAGGTGTAGCAAGTGTAATAAAACGCTTTACACCCTGCGCTTCCATTACTTTTAAAATCATTTCGTGCGCATCACGAATCGGTAACTCTTTTACTTTTCGGCCACCATTTAGATTAGGACCAAGTGTACTAACAATTGCATCTTGGCCTTGAATTGATTCTGTTAATATTTTTTCATTTGTCAGGCTCCCAACAATAATTTCAAGGTTTTCATGCTTAAAATTTATGGCACCTTCACGGCGTACGAACGCTTTAACTTTATCTCCCTTTTGTAGAGCAATATTTATAAATTGTTGGCCTATCTGTCCATTGGCCCCAAATAGTGTTATGTTCATTTTCTAACCTCCTACACCTTCCGACTATACAACACTTGTCGTATTGTTAATTCAATTCTATAATCGTAATGAAAAGGCAACAACCAACAATACAACCAAAAAATCGTATATACGACATTTCGGTTCAAATGTCGGAAAAATGGAGGGTAATATGGATAAAACATTAGATCCACGTTTTCTAAGAACACGAAAATTGATTATGGAAGCTTTTATGGAATTAGCGATTGAAAAAGATTTTAAGGATATTACAATCAAGGATATTACTCAAAGAGCTACAGTGAATCGAGCAACTTTTTATTATCACTTCTTTGATAAATATGATTTGTTAGAGAAAGTGTTAAGTGAAGATGTATTGCAGGGGATACTAAAAAATGTTTCTTCTCATGAAGCATTAACGCCTGAATCATTAAATGAGATTTTCCTTAGCTTATTATCATTTCAAAATGGTTTGGCCAATCAATGTTCACGGAGTTATGAAGCGTTTACTCCAAAAATTGAAATCATTGTTAAAGAAGAGCTTGGCAGGGTATTTCGAGATTTATTAAAACAAAAATATCCAGAGTGGACGTATGAAAAAGTCGAACTACACAGCATTACGATTAGCTGGAGCTTATATGGAATATCCACTAAATATATAAAGAGTGGGTATACGCCATCGAATAACCTAATGATCGAAACGTTTACTAGACTATTAAGATAAAAACTGCCCCTACATATGAATCATCATTTGTAGGGGCAGTTAAAAGGAAATATCTTCTTGAAAGTTGAATATTAGCATAGAATCATTATTAACTATTCCGATGAGGAGGATTCTTGTGCGTCCACGACCATTTTCTATTGAAAATCCAGAGTATGAAAGGTATGTTAGTCTAGTGCCAGATGGAGATATTGAAGAAATACTTAGTAAGCAACGAACTAAGACCATTACCTTCTTGAGCAGCATATCAGAGGAGTCAGCAAGCAAGGCTTACGCACCAGGGAAATGGACTTTAAAAGAAGTGATTGGGCATATGGCGGACGTGGAACGTGTGATGTCGTATCGAATACTTGCCATTGCACGAAATGAAAGTGCACCACTCCCAGCAATGGATCAAGATCAATACGTTTCTGCGGCAAACTTTAACAAATTATCCTGGGAGCAGCTACTAGCTGGTTTAGACACGGTACGCTCCAACACGATAAGT is drawn from Lysinibacillus sp. SGAir0095 and contains these coding sequences:
- a CDS encoding SDR family oxidoreductase, whose translation is MNRFEEKVVIVTGAGSGLGQAATLQLAQEGAKLVLVDLNEVGLKETEEKVLAISPQAEVLLITANVADENAVKGFVDATVEKFGKIDGFFNNAGIEGKQNLTEDFGIDEFQKVVSINLNGVFYGMKYVLKVMKEQGSGSIVNTASVGGIRGVGNQSGYAASKHGVVGLTRNSAIEYGQFGVSIKAIAPGAIMTPMVEGSLRQMGGDNWEEVGKEFVKPNPMRRFGKPEEVGYLVAFLLSNQADFINGVVVPIDGGQSYKY
- a CDS encoding SDR family NAD(P)-dependent oxidoreductase, whose amino-acid sequence is MRFENKVVIITGAAGGIGKEIARKLAGEGAKLTLVDLNEAAVKAVAEELNLGENRVLALKADVSKETEVKNYVEQTVEKFGRIDGFANNAGVEGPAKILEEITEEDFDFVYNINVKGAFYGLKYVMPIMKQQKAGSIVNTASVAGLIGSPNMMLYNSSKHALMGINKVAALEAAPYNVRVNTVNPGVINTQMMRQIEAKVAPGAAEAAQSAYQDAVPMKRYGEPQEVANVIAFLLSDEASYVSSSSYTVDGSLYNV
- a CDS encoding TetR/AcrR family transcriptional regulator → MKSNSNQALRTKHFLKKAFIEMVHKKGFSAVTVKDIVDYAQYNRTTFYVYYQNIYDLVEELMDEMFEAIQYTSMSKYKSNSRVNVQELTPNSFELLYYIYDHRDYFTLLLVEDTLPRIHQQIPEAIFNLLKGNFDIQYGVSLVDDYSQKRYMAYGTAGLILDWIAQDFDATPGEMTERLIRILNTFAKGFVIKEIDA
- a CDS encoding HXXEE domain-containing protein, translating into MEYYFIVFFCFAITLHNIEEAVWLPEWSQHSSKFQKPVTSSEFHFAVIFITILAYLAAFSYLFMPESELAKWFFIGFLGSMIINAIFPHLMATILMKKYAPGLLTGLLLNIPINSLVIYQMFSKNLIVWKELVISTFVVGISLLALIPFLFKMGGKITSS
- a CDS encoding peptide-methionine (S)-S-oxide reductase, producing the protein MEIVYFAGGCLWGVQAFVKTLPGVKFTEAGRANGTSHTLEGDYDGYAECVKTGYDPTMVTIRELMGYFFEIIDPYSLNKQGPDVGEKYRTGVYSEKQEHLEEAKAFLSERHDFDRIVVEVLPLTNYVRSAEEHQDRLARCPNDYCHIPEEILSRYRT
- a CDS encoding DoxX family protein — its product is MTIITWILQGLLGAMLLMAGTMKVFGSNMHKEAFSKWGYPQWFRVVTGLTEVVAAGLLIIGYWNESMATIGAAILVAVGIGGVITHIRVKDTLKDSAMIGVLGILAFVLLIILL
- a CDS encoding NAD(P)-dependent oxidoreductase, which codes for MNITLFGANGQIGQQFINIALQKGDKVKAFVRREGAINFKHENLEIIVGSLTNEKILTESIQGQDAIVSTLGPNLNGGRKVKELPIRDAHEMILKVMEAQGVKRFITLATPATKSNADKKQIATVIPSLMPKLLFPAGYLEMKGIEESVNASKVDWTVVRIINPNVKTDGNGYTISFGDSKAKMGVSRKNAAKCMYDAIRQNKWIGKMPIVFNI
- a CDS encoding TetR/AcrR family transcriptional regulator encodes the protein MDKTLDPRFLRTRKLIMEAFMELAIEKDFKDITIKDITQRATVNRATFYYHFFDKYDLLEKVLSEDVLQGILKNVSSHEALTPESLNEIFLSLLSFQNGLANQCSRSYEAFTPKIEIIVKEELGRVFRDLLKQKYPEWTYEKVELHSITISWSLYGISTKYIKSGYTPSNNLMIETFTRLLR
- a CDS encoding DinB family protein encodes the protein MRPRPFSIENPEYERYVSLVPDGDIEEILSKQRTKTITFLSSISEESASKAYAPGKWTLKEVIGHMADVERVMSYRILAIARNESAPLPAMDQDQYVSAANFNKLSWEQLLAGLDTVRSNTISLISTIDDAAWDRNGTVMNTTVSIGTFAYGIVGHELHHLKVISDKYL